From Candidatus Manganitrophus morganii, the proteins below share one genomic window:
- a CDS encoding type II toxin-antitoxin system RelE/ParE family toxin, whose product MRFQTTERFEKSMRKLPVGVRNKFYKQLSLLLRNPRHPSLHTKKIKGADGIWEVRVDDHYRFTFSQDEDLITLRVVGHHDDVLKKP is encoded by the coding sequence ATGCGCTTTCAGACAACCGAGCGATTTGAGAAGTCGATGAGGAAGTTGCCTGTTGGGGTGAGAAACAAATTCTATAAGCAGCTTTCGCTTCTACTTCGAAATCCAAGGCATCCCTCTCTCCATACAAAGAAAATCAAGGGAGCCGACGGTATCTGGGAGGTGCGGGTAGATGATCACTATCGGTTTACCTTTTCTCAGGATGAAGATCTGATCACGTTGCGGGTCGTCGGTCACCATGACGACGTCTTGAAAAAACCATAA